In Prunus dulcis chromosome 1, ALMONDv2, whole genome shotgun sequence, the following are encoded in one genomic region:
- the LOC117614187 gene encoding LOW QUALITY PROTEIN: ATP-dependent RNA helicase DEAH13-like (The sequence of the model RefSeq protein was modified relative to this genomic sequence to represent the inferred CDS: inserted 4 bases in 4 codons; substituted 1 base at 1 genomic stop codon) — protein MRSKLDFPMENCAQHMDLSGDSNTLILPAKRRNKRKGTNQDCEKLNKRKATMISKSQQRKLKKLEEEKEKSVSISKSIEALEKYKLPEGAHSLLQSSKNIGKVESKKEKRRNAVLFSKAGFGVPLTDQPFKKIDSESESESEPELEKTQSRSDLWKNDQVQSKIVPAEIQKNTFISLDSSQGLICGRGLGVNGGTAADSPYKNAISNKHDMSLREHINILPTSSVNDDSQSMKMDKVKETPNVNFSRTSKLSNSPTPRSLIAPTIVHVSRPEEVENARKDLPIVMMEQEIMEAVNDHSTVIICGETGCGKTTQVPQFLFEAGFGSSFSCVQSGIIGVTQPRRVAVLATAKRVAYELGLHLGKEVGFQVRYDKRIGESCSIKFMTDGILLRELQNDFLLKRYSVIILDEAHERSLNTDILIGMLSRVIRAREEKFAEQQREVLSGRTIITGQQICLLKLVLMSATXRVEDFMSGRKLFRNPPPVIEVPTRQFPVTIYFSSRTKEEDYIGQACKKALAIHKRLPRGGVLVFVTGQRKVEYLCRKLHRVSKEQFKKTTEGDIRSDVTEVSERSSTEEIDMKEINEAFEVHGXLAGHQTNRFSYNDEDQFDIDDDEXDDSYDSETENELEFIGDHGDSLIQASLEIDGDVENLLGEEGGITALKLEXAKTSSNFNSDEKQPFSVTPNACYTXSNPSMGKKSGVEENTSPGTFHVPPPYAMLHVKDQLHVVEEVREGERLVVVATNVAETSLTIPGIKYVVDTGREKVKSYNSSNGMETYEVQWISKASAAQRAGRAGRTGPGYCYRLYSSAAFSNIFPDFSPAEISKVPVDGVVLYMKSMNIDKVSNFPFPTPPEGAALDEAERCLKILQALDSNGRLTPLGKAMADFPMSPRHSRMLLTVIQVMCKEKSYSRANLVLAYAVAAAAALSLSNPFVRQFEDSHTKSQDLDGDGNSSGTVNIEVMDKQEKLRRKKLKETVKMFREKFSNPSSDALSVAYALQCYELSESPVEFCNVNALHPKTMEEMSKLRKQLLQLVFNQSGVSGGEKDFSWIFGSLKDVENVWRVSHDKNPLLLYEEELLGQAICAGWADRVAKRIRGSSGLSLGDKKVHAVRYQACMVKEIVFLHRWSSVSNSAPEFLVYSELIQTRRPYMHGVTSVKSEWLVEYARSLCTFSAPPTDTKPYYEPLTDQVLHYVIPAFGPHLWELPSHSIPISNYAFRVAVFAYALLEGQVLPCLRSVRKYMAAPPASVLRPEAAGQRRVGSLLAKLNRKKIDSCAMLREVWKENPKELHPEIMDWFQEGFHNNFKTVWSHMLSEVILEPQDRFLKTSKRVKVKK, from the exons ATGAGGAGCAAACTGGACTTTCCCATGGAGAATTGTGCACAGCATATGGACTTGAG TGGTGATAGCAACACCCTCATCTTGCCAGCAAAGAGAAGGAACAAAAGGAAGGGCACCAATCAG GATTGTGAAAAactcaataaaagaaaagcaacaaTGATTAGCAAATCCCAGCAAAGGAAACTGAAGAAGTTGGAG GAGGAGAAGGAAAAATCTGTTTCCATATCCAAAAGCATTGAGGCCTTAGA GAAATATAAGCTTCCAGAGGGTGCACATTCTCTTTTGCAGTCATCAAAGAATATTGGCAAG gttgagtctaaaaaggaaaaacgtAGGAATGCTGTACTATTCTCCAAAGCTGGCTTTGGTGTTCCCCTTACTGACCAACCGTTTAAGAAGATAGATAGTGAAAGTGAAAGTGAAAGTGAACCTGAGTTAGAAAAAACTCAATCAAGGTCGGATCTTTGGAAGAATGATCAGGTGCAATCAAAGATAGTCCCAGCAGAAATCCAAAAGAACACATTTATTTCTTTGGACTCCTCTCAGGGTCTAATCTGTGGCAGAGGACTTGGCGTGAATGGTGGAACTGCTGCTGACTCACCATATAAAAATGCTATTAGCAACAAACATGACATGTCTTTGCGAGAACACATAAACATTTTGCCCACTTCAAGTGTGAATGATGATAGTCAAAGCATGAAGATG GACAAAGTAAAAGAAACACCAAATGTAAATTTCAGCAGGACGAGTAAATTATCAAATTCTCCTACACCGAGGTCTCTAATCGCCCCAACTATAGTGCATGTATCAAGGCCTGAGGAAGTTGAAAATGCAAGGAAGGATCTTCCAATAGTAATGATGGAGCAGGAGATAATGGAGGCTGTTAATGACCATTCCACTGTTATTATATGTGGAGAGACTGGGTGTGGTAAAACCACCCAAGTTCCACAG TTTCTTTTTGAAGCCGGCTTTGGTTCAAGCTTCTCTTGTGTCCAAAGTGGTATAATTGGTGTTACTCAACCTCGTCGTGTTGCAGTCCTTGCGACTGCTAAGCGAGTGGCATATGAGCTTGGTCTACATTTAGGTAAAGAGGTCGGGTTTCAAGTTAGGTATGACAAAAGGATCGGTGAAAGTTGCTCCATCAAGTTCATGACAGATGGAATATTACTACGGGAACTTCAG AATGACTTTTTGCTGAAGCGATACTCTGTCATAATTCTTGACGAGGCTCATGAGCGGAGCTTGAACACTGACATTCTTATCGGAATGCTTTCACGTGTAATTCGTGCTCGCGAG GAAAAATTTGCAGAGCAGCAACGGGAGGTGCTTTCGGGAAGAACTATAATTACTGGGCAACAGATTTGTCTTTTGAAGCTTGTTCTGATGAGTGCCA TGCGAGTGGAGGACTTCATGTCTGGTAGAAAGCTGTTTCGCAATCCCCCGCCAGTTATAGAAGTTCCCACCAGACAATTTCCTGTAACCATTTACTTTTCAAGCAGAACTAAGGAAGAGGATTATATTGGGCAAGCATGTAAAAAAGCCTTGGCAATTCACAAGAGGCTGCCACGCGGGGGCGTACTTGTGTTCGTCACTGGGCAGAGGAAAGTAGAGTATTTGTGTCGAAAGCTACATAGAGTTTCAAAGGAacagtttaaaaaaacaactGAAGGGGATATTAGGAGTGATGTCACTGAAGTTTCTGAAAGAAGTTCTACTGAGGAAATAGACATGAAGGAGATCAATGAAGCATTTGAGGTTCATG ATTTGGCTGGCCATCAAACTAACAGATTTAGCTATAATGATGAAGATCAGTTTGATATAGATGACGATGAGTAGGATGATTCATATGATTCAGAAACAGAGAATGAACTGGAATTTATTGGTGACCATGGCGACTCATTGATCCAAGCTAGTCTGGAAATTGATGGTGATGTGGAAAATCTTTTAGGAGAGGAAGGAGGCATTACTGCACTGAAGCTTG ACGCAAAAACTTCATCTAACTTCAATTCTGATGAGAAACAACCATTTTCAGTTACTCCAAATGCTTGCTACA AATCCAATCCTAGCATGGGAAAAAAGAGTGGAGTTGAAGAGAATACTTCTCCAGGTACATTTCATGTTCCTCCTCCTTATGCCATGCTGCATGTGAAAGATCAGCTTCATGTCGTTGAAGAAGTCAGGGAAGGAGAACGGCTCGTTGTTGTGGCCACCAATGTGGCTGAAACATCTTTAACTATACCTGGGATAAAGTATGTTGTCGATACTGGAAGAGAGAAAGTGAAGAGCTACAATTCCTCAAATGGCATGGAAACATATGAAGTACAGTGGATAAGTAAGGCATCAGCTGCTCAACGTGCAGGAAGAGCTGGAAGAACTGGGCCTGGATACTGTTACCGTCTGTATTCTTCTGCAGCATTTAGTAACATATTTCCTGACTTTTCTCCGGCTGAAATATCTAAAGTCCCTGTTGATGGTGTTGTACTTTACATGAAATCCATGAATATTGATAAG GtatccaattttccatttcCAACTCCTCCAGAGGGTGCTGCCTTGGATGAAGCTGAGCGTTGCTTAAAGATCCTTCAAGCACTTGACAGCAATGGAAGACTGACACCTTTAGGGAAGGCCATGGCTGATTTCCCCATGAGTCCTCGCCACTCTAGGATGCTGCTTACAGTTATTCAAGTAATGTGTAAGGAGAAGAGTTACTCTAGGGCTAATTTAGTGCTAGCATACGCAGTTGCAGCAGCAGCTGCTTTGAGTTTGTCAAATCCTTTTGTCAGGCAGTTTGAAGATAGTCACACAAAAAGCCAAGACTTAGATGGGGACGGAAATTCCAGTGGCACTGTGAACATTGAAGTTATGGACAAGCAAGAGAAGTTGAGAAGGAAGAAACTAAAAGAAACTGTAAAAATGTTTCGTGAAAAATTTTCTAATCCCAGCAGTGATGCTCTGTCTGTAGCTTATGCTTTGCAGTGCTATGAACTTTCAGAGAGCCCAGTGGAATTCTGTAATGTCAATGCTCTACACCCGAAAACAATGGAGGAAATGTCCAAGCTGAGAAAGCAACTACTCCAACTTGTCTTTAACCAAAGTGGTGTTTCTGGTGGGGAGAAGGATTTTTCATGGATTTTTGGAAGTTTGAAAGATGTAGAAAATGTTTGGAGGGTTTCCCATGATAAGAACCCTCTATTATTGTATGAGGAAGAGCTCCTAGGCCAAGCTATCTGCGCTGGTTGGGCAGATAGGGTTGCCAAACGCATTAGAGGAAGTTCCGGGTTATCTTTAGGAGATAAAAAAGTTCATGCAGTTCGGTATCAAGCCTGCATGGTTAAAGAGATTGTGTTCCTCCACCGTTGGTCATCTGTTTCTAATTCAGCCCCTGAGTTTTTGGTATACAGCGAGTTGATACAGACAAGACGTCCGTACATGCACGGTGTTACTAGTGTGAAATCAGAATGGCTTGTTGAGTATGCTCGGTCTCTGTGCACTTTCTCCGCACCCCCAACAGATACCAAACCTTACTATGAGCCTCTAACTGACCAAGTATTACATTATGTCATTCCAGCCTTTGGTCCTCATTTATGGGAGCTTCCATCACATAGTATTCCAATTAGTAATTATGCATTTCGAGTGGCAGTTTTTGCTTATGCTTTGCTTGAAGGCCAGGTTTTGCCATGTTTAAGATCTGTTCGTAAGTATATGGCAGCCCCTCCTGCTAGTGTTTTAAGGCCAGAGGCAGCAGGTCAAAGACGGGTTGGGAGTCTTTTGGCTAAGCTGAATAGAAAAAAGATAGACAGCTGTGCTATGTTAAGAGAGGTCTGGAAGGAGAATCCCAAGGAATTGCATCCAGAAATCATGGACTGGTTTCAGGAGGGTTTCcacaataatttcaaaactgTTTGGTCACATATGCTTAGTGAAGTAATTTTAGAGCCCCAAGATCGATTCCTGAAGACATCAAAGAGAGttaaagtgaaaaaataa
- the LOC117616550 gene encoding 60S ribosomal protein L38 — translation MPKQIHEIKDFLLTARRKDARSVKIKRSKDAVKFKVRCSKYLYTLCVFDSEKADKLKQSLPPGLSVQDL, via the exons ATG CCTAAGCAAATCCATGAGATTAAAGATTTCCTTCTCACTGCAAGAAGGAAAGATGCACGCTCGGTGAAAATCAAGAGAAGCAAAGATGCGGTCAAGTTCAAGGTTCGTTGCTCCAAGTACCTGTACACACTTTGTGTGTTTGACTCAGAGAAGGCTGACAAGTTGAAGCAGTCTCTTCCCCCAG GTTTGAGTGTGCAAGACCTGTGA